One Nonomuraea angiospora DNA segment encodes these proteins:
- a CDS encoding acyl-CoA carboxylase subunit beta gives MSTAAEELPDKPDIHTTAGKIADLERRLDEAAHAGSAAAVDKQHAKGKMTARERVLALLDEGSFVEFDEFARHRSTMFGLEKRRPYGDGVITGHGTVDGRQVCVFSQDVTVFGGSLGEVYGEKIVKVLDLAIKTGCPIIGINEGGGARIQEGVVALGLYAEIFKRNVHASGVIPQISLIMGAAAGGHVYSPALTDFVVMVDQTSQMFITGPDVIKTVTGEEVTFEELGGAHTHNTKSGVAHYQATDEDDALEYVKALLSYLPSNNLDEAPAFEPAADLEPDPELDELIPDSANQPYDMHRVIEHVLDDGEFLEVHALFAPNIVVGYGRVDGQPVGVVANQPMHFAGCLDINASEKAARFIRTCDAFNIPILTFVDVPGFLPGTDQEWNGIIRRGAKLLYAYAEATVPLITVITRKAYGGAYDVMGSKHLGADVNLAWPTAQIAVMGAQGAVNILYRRELAASDDPEAERARLVTEYEDTLANPYIAAERGYVDAVIRPSETRAQVVRALRALRNKRATLPPKKHGNIPL, from the coding sequence ATGAGCACTGCTGCCGAGGAGTTGCCGGACAAGCCAGACATCCACACCACCGCCGGGAAGATCGCCGACCTGGAGCGGCGGCTCGACGAGGCCGCGCACGCGGGCTCCGCGGCGGCCGTGGACAAGCAGCACGCCAAGGGCAAGATGACCGCCAGGGAGCGGGTGCTCGCGCTGCTGGACGAGGGCTCGTTCGTGGAGTTCGACGAGTTCGCCAGGCACCGGTCCACGATGTTCGGGCTGGAGAAGCGGCGGCCGTACGGCGACGGCGTCATCACCGGGCACGGCACGGTCGACGGCCGGCAGGTGTGCGTGTTCTCGCAGGACGTGACGGTGTTCGGCGGCTCGCTCGGCGAGGTGTACGGCGAGAAGATCGTCAAGGTGCTCGACCTGGCGATCAAGACCGGGTGCCCGATCATCGGCATCAACGAGGGCGGCGGCGCGCGCATCCAGGAAGGCGTGGTCGCGCTCGGCCTCTACGCGGAGATCTTCAAGCGCAACGTGCACGCGTCCGGGGTGATCCCGCAGATCTCGCTCATCATGGGCGCCGCGGCCGGCGGTCACGTCTACTCCCCCGCGCTGACCGACTTCGTGGTGATGGTGGATCAGACGTCCCAGATGTTCATCACCGGCCCGGATGTGATCAAGACGGTGACGGGCGAGGAGGTCACGTTCGAGGAGCTCGGCGGGGCGCACACGCACAACACGAAGTCGGGCGTGGCCCACTACCAGGCCACCGACGAGGACGACGCGCTGGAGTACGTCAAGGCGCTGCTGTCGTACCTGCCGTCGAACAACCTGGACGAGGCCCCCGCCTTCGAGCCCGCCGCCGACCTGGAGCCCGATCCGGAGCTCGACGAGCTGATCCCCGACTCGGCCAACCAGCCGTACGACATGCACCGGGTCATCGAGCACGTGCTGGACGACGGGGAGTTCCTGGAGGTCCACGCGCTGTTCGCGCCGAACATCGTGGTCGGGTACGGCCGGGTGGACGGCCAGCCGGTCGGGGTCGTGGCCAACCAGCCCATGCATTTCGCAGGATGTCTGGATATCAACGCATCGGAGAAGGCCGCCCGATTTATTCGAACATGTGATGCCTTTAATATTCCGATACTGACATTTGTGGATGTGCCGGGATTCCTCCCAGGAACCGATCAGGAATGGAACGGAATCATCCGCCGGGGCGCCAAGCTCCTCTACGCCTACGCCGAGGCCACGGTGCCGCTGATCACGGTGATCACGCGCAAGGCGTACGGCGGCGCGTACGACGTCATGGGCTCCAAGCACCTCGGCGCGGACGTCAACCTGGCCTGGCCTACGGCCCAGATCGCGGTCATGGGGGCACAGGGCGCGGTCAACATCCTCTACCGGCGCGAGCTCGCCGCCTCCGACGACCCCGAGGCCGAGCGCGCCCGGCTCGTCACCGAGTACGAGGACACGCTGGCCAATCCGTACATCGCGGCCGAGCGCGGCTACGTGGACGCGGTGATCCGGCCGTCCGAGACCCGGGCCCAGGTCGTCAGGGCGCTGCGGGCCCTCAGGAACAAGCGGGCGACGCTCCCGCCCAAGAAGCATGGGAACATCCCGCTATGA
- a CDS encoding ABC transporter ATP-binding protein, whose protein sequence is MTDAVRTHGLFKRYGPQVAVAGVDLVVPSGSFAGLVGPNGAGKTTTLSMITGLLRPDGGTAEVDGFHVWRDPVEVKTRIGVLPEGLRLFERLSGRELLLYNGRLRGIPKADVERRADELLAVMDLTGAADKLVIDYSTGMRKKIGLAAALLHNPSVLFLDEPFEGVDPVSANTLTDVLQRFTASGSTVIFSSHVMDLVERLCDWVSVMSAGHIVTQGPLADVRGGRSLNQAFLELVGGSRDNGEGLTWLGANPR, encoded by the coding sequence ATGACGGATGCGGTTCGCACGCACGGGCTGTTCAAGCGCTACGGGCCGCAGGTCGCGGTGGCGGGCGTCGATCTGGTGGTGCCGTCGGGGAGTTTCGCGGGCCTGGTCGGGCCCAACGGCGCGGGCAAGACCACCACGCTCAGCATGATCACCGGGCTGCTCCGGCCAGACGGCGGCACGGCCGAGGTCGACGGGTTCCACGTCTGGCGCGATCCCGTGGAGGTCAAGACGCGCATCGGGGTGCTGCCGGAGGGGCTGCGGCTGTTCGAGCGGCTGTCGGGCCGCGAGCTGCTCCTCTACAACGGCCGGCTGCGCGGCATCCCCAAGGCCGACGTCGAGCGGCGCGCGGATGAGCTGCTGGCCGTGATGGACCTGACCGGCGCCGCCGACAAGCTCGTCATCGACTACTCCACCGGCATGCGCAAGAAGATCGGCCTGGCCGCCGCGCTGCTGCACAACCCGTCCGTGCTCTTCCTGGACGAGCCGTTCGAGGGCGTCGACCCGGTCAGCGCCAACACGCTCACCGACGTGCTCCAGCGCTTCACGGCGTCCGGCTCGACGGTGATCTTCTCCAGCCACGTGATGGACCTGGTCGAGCGGCTGTGCGACTGGGTGTCGGTGATGAGCGCGGGCCACATCGTGACCCAGGGGCCGCTGGCGGACGTACGCGGCGGGCGCAGCCTCAACCAGGCGTTCCTCGAGCTGGTCGGCGGTTCGCGCGACAACGGCGAGGGCCTCACGTGGCTCGGCGCCAACCCCAGGTGA